The Candidatus Omnitrophota bacterium genome includes a window with the following:
- a CDS encoding site-specific DNA-methyltransferase: MNKLKTEIFLGDSRIVLKNFPDGYFHLIVTSPPYADARKRHYDSIKPDNYAEFIISFHEELWRVLADNGSFILNIKDKVVNGVRHRFVWQTIEALSKKGWLSIDDYLWVKTNAMPGYWKNRLRDEWEYCFQLTKHRNFVMYQDAVMKPIGNWVEKRLAKLNGKSNERHNSENNSGFGRDLRNWKNKNTVLPGNTIIAPLVGKNMGHPAAFPEAIPEFFMKLFTKEGDNVLDPFAGSGTTGVVADKLNRNAVLIDNKIEYVNVIRKRLKLDEKDENVLFDCKLREYSIHL; the protein is encoded by the coding sequence GTGAACAAACTGAAAACCGAAATATTTTTAGGCGATTCACGAATCGTTCTAAAAAATTTTCCTGACGGCTATTTCCATCTTATCGTTACGTCGCCACCTTACGCCGATGCGAGAAAAAGACATTACGACAGCATTAAACCGGATAATTATGCGGAATTCATCATCAGCTTTCACGAAGAACTCTGGCGCGTTCTTGCTGATAATGGTTCTTTTATATTGAATATTAAAGATAAAGTTGTAAATGGCGTACGTCATCGTTTTGTATGGCAAACCATCGAGGCTTTAAGTAAAAAAGGATGGTTGAGCATTGACGATTATCTGTGGGTAAAGACGAATGCAATGCCTGGTTATTGGAAAAATCGACTTCGGGACGAATGGGAATATTGTTTCCAATTAACAAAGCATAGAAATTTTGTAATGTATCAAGATGCAGTGATGAAGCCGATAGGGAACTGGGTTGAAAAAAGACTGGCAAAACTCAATGGTAAAAGTAACGAACGGCACAACAGCGAAAATAACAGCGGTTTCGGAAGAGATTTGCGCAATTGGAAAAATAAAAATACGGTGCTGCCTGGGAATACTATTATTGCTCCTTTGGTTGGAAAAAATATGGGGCATCCTGCCGCTTTTCCCGAGGCGATCCCGGAATTTTTCATGAAATTGTTTACGAAAGAGGGCGATAATGTGCTCGATCCTTTTGCTGGGAGTGGAACGACAGGAGTCGTAGCCGATAAATTGAATAGAAATGCCGTACTTATAGATAACAAGATAGAATACGTTAACGTTATTCGAAAACGATTAAAGCTAGACGAAAAAGATGAAAACGTCTTGTTTGATTGCAAATTAAGAGAGTATTCGATTCATTTATAA
- a CDS encoding quinol:cytochrome C oxidoreductase → MSDVEAAQNIQKHIYLERLGLDIYLWAGIAGVAVLGVSIALSYFLGWGQRFFYSYLVNYVYFLSLSLGALFFVSLQHLTRSGWSVTVRRIAEIFAANSALMAVLFIPIFIGMSSLYPWTNHELVAHDALLQGKQPYLNIPFFVIRCLFYFASWIYLSQYFLNRSLEQDKTGDANLTLRMERLSAPGMALFALTITFAAFDWLMSLDPRWFSTIYGVYFFTGCVVGFIALLAVTAFLLQSSGRLTGAITIEHYHDLGKLLFGFIFFWGYIAFSQYMLIWYANLPEETGWIFRRTDIHEGQWGWVGLILFFGHFIIPFLGLISRYPKRRKRLLVFWAVWALIAHWLDLYWLVMPEYSPQLASLHLLDITCFIGIGGLYFALAARIAKGRALLPIRDPRLEESLNFENA, encoded by the coding sequence TTGTCCGACGTGGAAGCAGCCCAAAACATTCAAAAACACATTTATCTTGAGCGTCTGGGCCTGGATATTTATCTATGGGCCGGAATCGCGGGCGTGGCCGTTTTGGGAGTGAGCATCGCCCTCAGTTATTTTCTCGGCTGGGGCCAACGCTTTTTCTATTCCTACCTGGTCAATTACGTTTATTTTTTAAGCCTGTCGCTCGGAGCGCTCTTTTTTGTGTCATTGCAACATTTGACGCGCTCGGGCTGGAGCGTCACGGTGCGGCGCATCGCGGAAATCTTCGCGGCGAATTCGGCGCTGATGGCGGTATTGTTCATCCCTATTTTTATCGGAATGAGTTCCTTGTATCCATGGACGAATCATGAACTCGTCGCTCATGACGCCTTGCTGCAAGGAAAACAGCCCTATCTCAACATCCCATTTTTCGTTATTCGCTGCTTGTTCTATTTCGCTTCGTGGATATATCTTTCTCAATATTTTCTGAACCGTTCGCTAGAACAGGACAAAACGGGAGACGCGAATCTAACGCTGCGCATGGAGCGATTGAGCGCCCCCGGCATGGCTTTATTCGCTTTGACAATAACGTTCGCCGCCTTCGATTGGCTGATGTCTTTGGATCCGCGTTGGTTCAGCACCATTTATGGAGTTTACTTTTTTACAGGCTGCGTTGTGGGATTTATAGCACTCTTAGCGGTAACGGCGTTTTTGCTGCAAAGCAGCGGACGCTTGACGGGCGCCATAACTATCGAGCATTACCACGATTTAGGCAAACTGCTCTTCGGCTTTATTTTCTTTTGGGGCTATATCGCTTTTTCCCAGTACATGCTGATCTGGTACGCCAATCTACCCGAAGAGACGGGATGGATTTTCCGGCGCACGGATATTCATGAAGGCCAATGGGGATGGGTGGGATTAATTTTATTCTTCGGACATTTCATTATCCCCTTTTTGGGTTTGATATCCCGCTATCCCAAACGTCGGAAACGATTGTTGGTATTCTGGGCCGTCTGGGCGCTTATTGCTCATTGGTTGGATTTGTATTGGTTAGTAATGCCCGAATACAGCCCGCAGCTCGCATCTCTCCATCTTCTTGATATAACCTGCTTCATTGGAATCGGAGGGTTGTATTTCGCCTTGGCGGCGCGCATCGCTAAAGGAAGAGCATTGCTTCCTATTCGAGACCCGCGTTTGGAAGAATCGCTGAATTTCGAAAATGCGTAA
- a CDS encoding cytochrome c, translated as MIRKGIVAIVFLLALLALTPILMMTMARMVKSDTPRFHLIQDMDNQPKFHTQSANPFFVDQRSMRPQVTGTVERERKVNDDHFNLGKINNEWANTFPLPLTKEFVQRGQNRFAIHCAPCHGQAGYGDGIIHKRAEKLNEGTWVQPTSYHSDELRKQPVGQIFHTITNGIRNMAAYGHQISTEDRWAITAYVKALQRSQNARIEDVPEELRGDLK; from the coding sequence ATGATACGGAAAGGGATCGTGGCGATAGTTTTTCTGCTGGCGTTGTTAGCCTTAACGCCTATCTTGATGATGACGATGGCGCGCATGGTGAAATCGGATACTCCGCGCTTTCATTTGATTCAGGATATGGACAATCAGCCTAAATTCCATACGCAAAGCGCCAATCCCTTTTTTGTGGATCAACGATCCATGCGTCCGCAAGTCACCGGAACGGTGGAGCGGGAACGTAAGGTTAACGACGATCATTTTAATTTGGGAAAAATCAACAATGAATGGGCGAATACCTTTCCTTTGCCGTTGACTAAAGAGTTCGTGCAGCGTGGGCAAAATCGATTCGCCATCCATTGCGCTCCATGTCATGGTCAAGCAGGCTATGGCGATGGGATTATCCACAAACGAGCGGAAAAACTGAACGAAGGAACCTGGGTGCAACCGACTTCTTATCATAGCGACGAATTACGCAAGCAGCCGGTAGGACAGATATTCCATACGATAACCAACGGCATACGCAATATGGCCGCTTACGGTCATCAAATATCGACGGAAGACCGTTGGGCGATAACGGCCTATGTTAAAGCCTTGCAACGCAGCCAAAATGCAAGAATAGAGGACGTCCCCGAAGAATTGCGCGGAGATTTGAAATAG
- a CDS encoding DUF3341 domain-containing protein: MNREMSVEEKTLYGFLVEFESAESLREACAKVRDAGYTKWDAHSPLPLHGMDEAMGIRPTILPYFVLIAGLAGLGGAILLQWWTNAHDYPFMISGKPFFSLPANIPIVFELTVLLSAIAAVVSIFALNGLPQWNHPLFSHERFQRATTDRFFIVVEADDPQFDREKTQTFLNALGGAAVDAVEVR; this comes from the coding sequence ATGAATCGGGAAATGTCCGTGGAAGAGAAAACCCTATACGGTTTCCTGGTAGAATTCGAAAGCGCCGAATCGCTGCGGGAAGCCTGCGCCAAAGTGCGGGACGCAGGATATACGAAGTGGGACGCGCATAGCCCCCTGCCGCTGCATGGAATGGATGAAGCGATGGGCATCCGCCCCACCATATTGCCCTATTTTGTATTGATCGCGGGACTCGCGGGATTGGGAGGCGCGATCCTATTGCAATGGTGGACGAACGCGCATGACTATCCTTTTATGATAAGCGGGAAACCTTTTTTCAGCCTTCCGGCGAACATTCCCATCGTTTTCGAATTGACGGTTTTGTTGAGCGCCATCGCCGCCGTGGTTTCGATTTTCGCTTTGAATGGATTGCCGCAATGGAATCATCCTCTATTCAGCCATGAACGGTTTCAGCGAGCTACTACCGACCGTTTTTTCATTGTCGTGGAAGCGGATGATCCGCAATTCGATCGGGAAAAAACCCAAACCTTTCTCAATGCGCTGGGCGGAGCAGCGGTTGATGCAGTGGAGGTTCGATGA
- the nrfD gene encoding NrfD/PsrC family molybdoenzyme membrane anchor subunit translates to MNSTVMQEIDNTYNDPARRAELVVGGNDFATLTDKVCSLVERPQPPREWYIALAVSSSLTLVMFAMIGYLILTGVGVWGLNIPVAWGWAIVNFVFWVGIGHAGTLISAILFLFRQKWRTSINRFAEAMTIFAVCCAGIFPGIHVGRVWVTYWLAPYPNQMQMWPNFRSPLLWDVFAVSTYAIVSVMFWYVGMIPDLATLRDRAKTKTRKIFYGLAALGWRGSHRHWHRHECAYLILAALATPLVLSVHSVVSFDFAVAQLPGWHSTIFPPYFVAGAIFSGFAMVITLIVPARKFFGLKEIVTLRHLENMCKIILLTGSIVGYSYAIEFFIAWYGGNPNETFAFINRAFGPYAWAYWTMISCNVIAPQVFWFKKFRTTPWMMLIVAIFVNIGMWFERFVIVVTSLSRDYLPSSWGYYSPTWVDILTFAGSFGLFFTLFLFFLRFLPMIAMAEVKTVMPQASLLYGKHRGVGDYHGDIPHAHEPKYWGEKT, encoded by the coding sequence ATGAATTCAACCGTCATGCAAGAAATTGACAATACCTACAACGATCCTGCGCGCCGGGCGGAATTGGTTGTGGGAGGTAATGATTTTGCTACGCTGACCGACAAGGTTTGCAGCCTAGTAGAGCGTCCCCAGCCTCCCCGCGAGTGGTATATCGCGTTGGCGGTATCCAGTTCGTTGACTTTGGTGATGTTCGCCATGATCGGGTATCTGATCCTAACTGGCGTCGGCGTATGGGGATTGAATATCCCGGTGGCGTGGGGTTGGGCTATCGTCAATTTCGTCTTCTGGGTGGGCATCGGCCATGCGGGGACGCTGATTTCCGCCATCCTCTTTTTGTTTAGGCAGAAATGGCGCACGAGCATTAACCGCTTCGCGGAAGCGATGACCATCTTCGCCGTATGCTGCGCCGGGATTTTTCCAGGGATTCACGTGGGGCGCGTTTGGGTAACATACTGGCTGGCGCCTTATCCCAACCAGATGCAAATGTGGCCCAATTTCCGCAGTCCGCTGTTATGGGACGTTTTCGCCGTGAGCACCTACGCCATCGTGTCGGTTATGTTCTGGTACGTGGGCATGATTCCTGACCTGGCGACGCTTCGAGACCGCGCAAAGACCAAAACGCGTAAGATTTTCTACGGCCTGGCGGCGCTGGGCTGGCGGGGATCGCATCGGCATTGGCACCGGCACGAATGCGCTTATTTGATCCTGGCGGCGCTGGCGACGCCATTGGTTCTCAGCGTGCATTCCGTGGTCAGTTTCGATTTCGCCGTAGCGCAGCTGCCTGGCTGGCATTCGACCATTTTCCCGCCTTATTTCGTGGCGGGCGCGATTTTCAGCGGCTTCGCTATGGTCATTACGCTGATCGTTCCCGCGCGCAAGTTCTTCGGTTTGAAAGAGATCGTTACTCTGCGGCATTTGGAGAATATGTGCAAAATCATCCTGCTGACGGGTTCGATCGTAGGCTATTCTTACGCTATCGAGTTCTTCATCGCCTGGTACGGCGGCAATCCTAACGAAACCTTCGCTTTTATCAACCGCGCTTTCGGCCCTTACGCTTGGGCTTATTGGACGATGATTTCCTGCAACGTAATTGCGCCGCAGGTTTTCTGGTTCAAAAAATTCCGCACGACGCCGTGGATGATGTTGATCGTAGCCATCTTCGTTAATATCGGCATGTGGTTCGAGCGCTTCGTGATCGTGGTTACCTCGCTCAGCCGCGATTATCTGCCTTCCAGCTGGGGATATTATTCGCCGACATGGGTGGATATATTGACATTCGCCGGTAGTTTTGGATTGTTTTTTACCTTATTTCTATTCTTTCTCCGCTTTTTGCCCATGATCGCTATGGCGGAAGTGAAGACGGTGATGCCGCAGGCCAGCTTGCTATATGGCAAGCATCGCGGCGTGGGCGATTATCACGGCGATATTCCGCACGCCCATGAGCCGAAATATTGGGGAGAAAAGACATGA
- a CDS encoding TAT-variant-translocated molybdopterin oxidoreductase: protein MPSIEKEPKWPESQGRTYWRSLRELAASSEYRQYVERAFPPHAAEKLDGPSRREFLRVIAASLALAGATGCRWPKETIVPYGKRPDNRIPGVPAHFATAMELGGVASGLLVTSYDGRPIKIEGNPSHPINQGAASAIEQASVLELYDPDRSRRPSQRDKDQTTDRSWDEFATYAKERMTAWRAQKGKGVYVLSEASSSPSLSDMRQCWLEALPETKWLEYEPVSNDNEREGTRLATGTPLLAHPKLDRAEIILSLEADPLGRHPAALKLARDFIVGRNPDGESVNRLYAVESYYTTTGAMADHRLIMPSGSIELFALYICAELFHKQNLEIPENLQPIKVALEPFLDHKIYPKYIPIIAKELTSHKGRSVILAGPQQSEIVHALVYLMNWLLDSIGKTITYTEAPDPKRATHLDAIRSLKEDMNAGIVQALIILGGNPAYDSPVDLNLPGELANLEHTIHLSLYENETSQRCRWRLPRAHFLESWGDARAYDGTICAIQPLIAPLYEGKSAIELLSSMLEEKPQSGYEIVRRVMKIQMGEANFEARWQTFLHDGILSDSRYNEITPDVTSAALLDVIANTSNEPIPFGKDKLELVFVPDSKIYDGRFSNNGWLQELPDYHTKLTWDNAAMISPALAEELSVRNGEMILLRYEDRRELEIAAYIMPGQAQYSIMLPLGYGRTAAGRAGNGVGFNTYQLRTTSAMNCRTGLYIEPLGYAYPLAMTQDHHFIDLVGMRERERRIGELIREADLDEYKKNPDFLHQEEAHHTVHPLWKEQEYPNHKWGMAIDLNSCIGCNACVAACQAENNIPVVGKKQVKNGREMHWIRIDRYFKGDANEPEIAHQPVACVQCENAPCEQVCPVAATTHDHEGLNAMVYNRCIGTRYCSNNCPYKVRRFNFFNYQKDLQDMEKMQYNPDVTVRSRGVMEKCTYCTQRIEAVKIAAKNDGRAIADGEIIPACAQTCPTKAIVFGDLNNKQSRAAQLHAKSRSYFMLGELNIKPRTAYLAKIRNPNPELAVEEDV, encoded by the coding sequence ATGCCATCGATAGAAAAAGAACCTAAATGGCCCGAAAGCCAAGGGCGAACCTATTGGCGCAGCCTCCGCGAGTTAGCCGCCTCTTCCGAATATCGGCAATATGTGGAGCGGGCGTTTCCCCCTCATGCGGCGGAAAAACTGGACGGCCCCTCGCGGCGGGAATTTTTGCGCGTGATAGCCGCATCGCTGGCGCTGGCGGGCGCAACGGGCTGCCGCTGGCCGAAAGAGACTATTGTTCCTTACGGCAAGCGCCCCGACAACCGCATTCCTGGCGTTCCCGCCCACTTCGCCACGGCGATGGAACTGGGCGGCGTCGCAAGTGGATTATTGGTTACTAGTTACGATGGGCGTCCCATAAAAATAGAAGGCAATCCTTCCCATCCCATCAACCAAGGCGCGGCGAGCGCTATCGAACAAGCCAGCGTGCTGGAATTGTACGATCCCGACCGCAGCCGCCGTCCCTCGCAGCGAGATAAAGATCAAACTACCGATCGCAGTTGGGATGAATTCGCAACCTACGCCAAGGAACGCATGACGGCGTGGCGCGCCCAAAAAGGCAAGGGAGTATATGTTCTAAGCGAAGCCTCTTCCTCGCCCAGCCTGTCGGATATGCGCCAATGTTGGCTGGAAGCATTGCCGGAAACGAAATGGCTGGAATATGAGCCAGTCTCTAATGATAACGAAAGGGAAGGAACGCGCCTCGCAACGGGAACGCCATTGCTGGCTCATCCCAAGTTGGATAGGGCGGAGATTATTTTGTCGCTGGAAGCGGATCCGCTGGGACGGCATCCGGCGGCGCTGAAACTGGCGCGTGATTTTATCGTGGGACGGAATCCTGACGGCGAGAGCGTTAACCGGCTGTACGCTGTGGAGAGTTATTATACCACCACGGGAGCCATGGCCGATCATCGCTTGATTATGCCATCCGGCTCTATCGAATTATTCGCGCTTTATATATGCGCGGAATTGTTCCATAAGCAAAATCTGGAGATTCCCGAAAACCTGCAACCGATCAAAGTCGCCTTAGAACCGTTCTTAGATCACAAGATATATCCTAAATATATTCCGATCATTGCGAAAGAACTTACTTCTCATAAAGGTCGCTCGGTGATCCTTGCCGGCCCGCAACAATCCGAGATCGTTCACGCTTTAGTTTATTTGATGAATTGGCTGTTGGATAGTATAGGAAAAACGATAACGTATACCGAAGCGCCCGATCCTAAGCGTGCAACGCATTTAGACGCGATTCGTTCTCTGAAAGAGGATATGAATGCAGGGATCGTCCAGGCGCTGATCATCCTAGGCGGCAATCCCGCTTATGACAGTCCAGTAGATTTGAACCTGCCTGGCGAATTGGCAAACCTCGAGCATACCATCCATCTTAGCCTGTATGAGAATGAAACCTCGCAGCGTTGCCGCTGGCGGCTGCCCCGCGCCCATTTTCTGGAATCGTGGGGCGATGCGCGGGCGTACGACGGGACGATCTGCGCTATACAACCATTGATTGCGCCATTGTACGAAGGCAAAAGCGCCATCGAGTTGCTGTCGTCGATGCTGGAAGAGAAGCCGCAGAGTGGATACGAAATCGTGCGCCGCGTTATGAAAATCCAGATGGGGGAAGCGAATTTCGAAGCCCGCTGGCAGACATTCTTGCATGATGGAATCTTGTCCGATAGCCGATATAACGAAATAACGCCGGACGTAACGAGCGCCGCCCTGCTGGATGTCATCGCCAATACAAGTAATGAACCGATTCCATTCGGAAAAGATAAGTTGGAATTGGTTTTCGTCCCCGACTCGAAGATTTACGATGGGCGCTTCTCTAATAACGGCTGGCTGCAGGAATTGCCCGATTATCATACCAAATTGACTTGGGATAACGCGGCGATGATTTCCCCGGCGTTGGCGGAGGAACTAAGCGTTCGCAATGGCGAAATGATCCTTTTGCGGTATGAAGATAGACGGGAACTGGAGATTGCGGCTTATATCATGCCAGGCCAGGCGCAATATTCTATTATGTTGCCGCTGGGCTATGGCCGTACAGCCGCCGGACGCGCAGGGAATGGCGTAGGATTCAATACTTACCAGTTGCGTACTACCAGCGCCATGAATTGCAGAACCGGCTTGTACATCGAACCGCTTGGATATGCTTATCCCTTGGCGATGACTCAGGATCATCATTTCATCGATCTCGTAGGGATGCGCGAACGGGAGCGGCGGATTGGCGAGTTGATCAGGGAAGCCGATCTGGACGAATATAAAAAGAATCCCGATTTTCTGCATCAGGAAGAAGCGCATCACACCGTCCATCCTTTATGGAAAGAACAGGAATATCCCAACCATAAATGGGGTATGGCTATCGATTTAAACTCCTGCATCGGATGCAATGCCTGCGTCGCTGCTTGCCAGGCGGAAAATAATATTCCCGTAGTAGGTAAAAAGCAGGTGAAAAACGGGCGGGAGATGCACTGGATCCGCATCGACCGCTATTTCAAGGGCGATGCCAACGAACCGGAAATAGCGCATCAGCCGGTAGCGTGCGTTCAATGCGAGAACGCGCCCTGCGAACAGGTTTGCCCGGTGGCGGCGACGACGCATGACCATGAAGGCTTGAATGCAATGGTATATAACCGCTGCATCGGAACGCGCTATTGTTCCAATAACTGCCCTTATAAAGTGCGGCGCTTCAACTTTTTCAATTATCAAAAAGATTTGCAAGACATGGAGAAGATGCAATACAATCCCGACGTAACCGTCCGCAGCCGGGGCGTGATGGAAAAATGCACTTATTGCACTCAGCGGATCGAAGCAGTGAAGATCGCCGCCAAAAATGATGGACGAGCTATCGCGGATGGAGAGATTATCCCCGCTTGCGCCCAGACCTGCCCCACGAAAGCCATTGTTTTCGGCGATCTGAACAATAAGCAAAGCCGGGCGGCTCAACTGCATGCTAAATCTCGAAGCTACTTTATGCTTGGAGAGTTAAATATAAAACCGAGAACGGCTTACCTAGCTAAGATCAGGAATCCTAATCCCGAATTAGCCGTTGAAGAAGACGTCTGA
- a CDS encoding cytochrome c3 family protein — protein MNPFTFPKWLDRIRPALGLTLAAAPLYLLFVAYYGGSPRTTDVGYQPEQPLAYSHALHAGDLGIDCRYCHNTVETTARAALPSTQTCMNCHTKIKAESPKLALVRESVETGMPLAWVRVHDLPDYAYFNHSAHVRRGVSCVSCHGRVDKMEVVSQVNTLSMGWCLDCHRQPDKYLREPDMVTVMDYVPQEDQLIVGKRIREKYNLNPSTDCSTCHR, from the coding sequence ATGAATCCATTCACCTTCCCCAAATGGCTAGACCGCATCCGTCCTGCGCTGGGATTAACGTTGGCTGCGGCGCCGCTTTATCTCCTCTTCGTTGCTTATTACGGCGGATCGCCGCGCACGACCGATGTGGGATATCAGCCGGAGCAGCCGCTGGCCTATAGCCATGCGCTTCATGCGGGGGATTTGGGCATCGACTGCCGTTATTGCCATAACACCGTGGAAACAACGGCGCGGGCGGCGCTTCCCTCCACCCAGACCTGCATGAATTGCCATACGAAAATCAAGGCGGAAAGCCCAAAACTGGCGCTGGTGCGGGAAAGCGTAGAGACCGGAATGCCGTTGGCCTGGGTGCGGGTGCATGATTTGCCCGATTATGCTTATTTCAATCACAGCGCCCATGTGCGGCGAGGCGTAAGCTGCGTTTCGTGTCATGGCCGGGTGGATAAAATGGAAGTCGTATCGCAAGTCAATACGCTCAGCATGGGATGGTGCCTAGATTGCCATCGCCAGCCGGATAAATATCTGCGGGAGCCGGATATGGTTACCGTAATGGATTATGTTCCCCAAGAAGATCAACTCATCGTGGGGAAGCGAATTCGCGAAAAATATAACCTGAATCCCTCGACGGATTGTTCGACATGCCATCGATAG